One genomic region from Polynucleobacter sp. MWH-P3-07-1 encodes:
- the rpsC gene encoding 30S ribosomal protein S3: MGQKINPTGFRLSVTKNWTSRWYANNTDFAKMLKEDVDVRSYLKKKLKNASVSKVVIERPAKNARITIYSSRPGVVIGKKGEDIEVLRRELQKRMGVPVHVNIEEIRKPEVDAQLIADSITQQLEKRIMFRRAMKRAMQSAMRLGAQGIKIMSSGRLNGAEIARREWYREGRVPLHTLKADIDYATSEAETTYGIIGVKVWVYKGDTLGRGADVQVAAPAAEPAAEEKKTRRAPSKTAARKPAGEDKPLVAAKPAVKRVRKAVEPAADAQKSGE, encoded by the coding sequence ATGGGCCAAAAGATAAACCCCACCGGATTCCGCCTCTCGGTAACGAAGAATTGGACATCACGTTGGTACGCAAACAATACTGATTTTGCAAAGATGCTGAAAGAGGACGTCGATGTCCGTAGCTATTTGAAAAAGAAGTTGAAAAATGCATCAGTAAGCAAAGTAGTGATTGAGCGCCCTGCAAAGAATGCACGCATCACTATTTACAGCTCGCGTCCTGGTGTTGTGATTGGCAAGAAAGGCGAAGATATTGAAGTTCTCCGCCGTGAGTTACAAAAGCGTATGGGTGTTCCAGTCCACGTGAATATCGAAGAAATTCGCAAGCCTGAAGTAGATGCGCAGTTAATTGCTGATTCCATTACTCAGCAGCTCGAGAAACGCATTATGTTCCGTCGCGCAATGAAGCGTGCCATGCAAAGTGCAATGCGCTTGGGTGCTCAAGGTATCAAGATCATGTCCTCCGGACGTTTGAATGGTGCTGAGATTGCTCGCCGCGAATGGTACCGTGAAGGTCGCGTTCCACTTCATACATTGAAGGCTGATATTGATTACGCAACTTCAGAAGCAGAAACCACATACGGCATCATCGGTGTAAAAGTATGGGTTTACAAAGGCGATACATTAGGTCGTGGTGCTGATGTTCAAGTTGCCGCACCTGCAGCCGAGCCTGCAGCTGAAGAAAAGAAAACCCGTCGTGCACCAAGCAAAACTGCAGCTCGCAAGCCTGCTGGTGAAGACAAGCCATTAGTTGCTGCTAAGCCAGCGGTCAAGCGCGTTCGTAAAGCGGTTGAACCTGCTGCTGATGCACAGAAGTCAGGAGAGTAA
- the rplF gene encoding 50S ribosomal protein L6 codes for MSRVGKSPITVPKGAEISINGANITVKGPLGTLTHNLHPSVGLKQEDGVLTVVLNNDTPEAGAQSGTARALVNNMVVGVTSGFERKLSLVGVGYRAAAQGETLKLQLGFSHDIIYNLPKGVKAETPSQTEIIIKGASKQQVGQVAAEVRAYRSPEPYKGKGVRYVDEVVHLKETKKK; via the coding sequence ATGTCCCGCGTAGGTAAATCACCAATTACAGTTCCTAAGGGCGCTGAAATCAGCATCAATGGTGCAAACATTACTGTTAAAGGCCCATTAGGCACTTTGACTCATAACTTGCATCCTTCAGTTGGTTTGAAACAAGAAGACGGCGTATTGACAGTTGTTTTAAATAATGACACACCAGAAGCTGGTGCACAGTCAGGTACAGCCCGTGCTTTGGTTAACAACATGGTTGTTGGCGTTACTTCTGGCTTTGAGCGCAAGCTCAGCTTAGTAGGCGTTGGTTACCGTGCTGCTGCTCAAGGTGAAACATTGAAGTTGCAGTTGGGTTTCTCACACGACATCATTTACAACCTGCCAAAAGGTGTAAAGGCCGAGACCCCATCCCAAACTGAAATCATTATTAAAGGCGCCAGCAAGCAACAAGTTGGCCAGGTCGCAGCTGAAGTTCGTGCATATCGTTCGCCAGAGCCTTACAAAGGTAAGGGTGTTCGTTATGTTGATGAAGTTGTGCATCTCAAAGAAACCAAGAAGAAGTAA
- the rplX gene encoding 50S ribosomal protein L24 has translation MKKIRKGDSVVVLTGRDKGKQGTVTDVLENKLVVEGVNIYKKAVKPNPAAGVTGGMIDKTMPIHVSNVALVDGNGKASRVGIKLVDGKKQRFLKTTGASLSA, from the coding sequence ATGAAAAAGATTCGTAAAGGTGATTCCGTAGTTGTTTTGACTGGCCGCGATAAAGGCAAGCAAGGAACAGTTACCGATGTACTCGAGAACAAATTGGTTGTCGAGGGCGTCAATATTTATAAAAAAGCGGTTAAGCCTAATCCTGCTGCTGGTGTTACCGGCGGAATGATTGATAAGACTATGCCCATTCATGTTTCGAATGTGGCATTGGTAGACGGTAATGGCAAAGCATCACGCGTTGGCATCAAATTAGTTGATGGCAAGAAACAGCGTTTCCTGAAAACTACTGGCGCAAGCTTGAGCGCATAA
- the rplR gene encoding 50S ribosomal protein L18: MNKDESRQRRARQTRIRIAEALANRLTVIRSNTHISAQVYSPCGTKVLAAASTMEKELRQAIKNGGNAAAAQQIGKLIAERAVKAGVVDVAFDRSGHRYHGRIKALAEAAREAGLKF; the protein is encoded by the coding sequence ATGAATAAAGACGAATCCAGACAAAGACGTGCTCGGCAGACTCGTATTCGCATTGCCGAAGCATTGGCCAATCGCTTAACAGTTATTCGTAGCAATACGCATATTTCTGCACAGGTTTACAGCCCATGTGGAACTAAAGTGCTTGCTGCTGCTTCAACGATGGAAAAAGAGCTGCGCCAAGCAATTAAGAATGGTGGCAACGCAGCCGCTGCTCAGCAAATCGGCAAATTAATTGCTGAACGTGCTGTTAAGGCGGGTGTTGTAGATGTTGCATTTGATCGTTCTGGTCACCGTTATCACGGCCGTATTAAGGCCTTAGCTGAAGCTGCGCGTGAAGCCGGCCTGAAGTTCTAA
- the rplN gene encoding 50S ribosomal protein L14, protein MIQTESRLQVADNTGASEVLCIKVLGGSKRRYASIGDVIKVSVKSAAPRGRVKKGDIYNAVVVRTAKGVRRPDGSLIKFDENAAVLLNAKLEPIGTRIFGPVTRELRTEKFMKIVSLAPEVI, encoded by the coding sequence ATGATACAAACTGAAAGTAGATTGCAGGTTGCCGATAACACAGGCGCCAGTGAAGTTTTGTGCATCAAGGTATTGGGCGGCTCTAAGCGTCGTTACGCCAGTATCGGTGATGTCATCAAAGTCAGCGTGAAATCCGCTGCTCCACGTGGCCGTGTAAAAAAAGGTGACATTTATAACGCTGTAGTGGTGAGAACCGCTAAGGGTGTTCGTCGTCCAGATGGTTCATTGATTAAGTTTGATGAAAATGCTGCTGTATTGCTCAACGCTAAGTTAGAGCCGATTGGTACACGTATCTTTGGACCTGTTACGCGCGAACTGCGTACAGAGAAGTTCATGAAGATCGTTTCTCTCGCGCCCGAAGTTATTTAA
- the rpsH gene encoding 30S ribosomal protein S8: MSISDPIADMLTRIRNAQAVQKPVVLMPSSKVKVAIAKVLQDEGYIDSFEIKGEAAKPVLHIDLKYYAGRPVIERIDRVSTPSLRIYKGRHDIPEVMNGLGIAIISTPQGVMTDRKARATGVGGEVICYVA; the protein is encoded by the coding sequence ATGAGTATTAGCGATCCAATCGCCGACATGTTGACCCGGATCCGCAATGCGCAAGCAGTGCAGAAGCCCGTTGTCTTGATGCCGTCGTCAAAAGTTAAAGTAGCCATTGCAAAGGTTTTGCAGGATGAAGGCTATATCGATAGTTTTGAAATCAAAGGTGAGGCAGCTAAGCCAGTACTTCACATTGACCTCAAATACTACGCAGGCCGTCCTGTTATTGAGCGTATTGACCGTGTTTCTACACCAAGTCTTCGCATCTACAAGGGCCGTCACGACATTCCAGAAGTAATGAATGGTTTGGGCATTGCAATTATTTCAACCCCTCAAGGCGTAATGACTGACCGCAAAGCACGTGCAACTGGCGTGGGCGGCGAAGTTATTTGCTACGTAGCTTAA
- the rpmC gene encoding 50S ribosomal protein L29, producing MKNKELATKDLNSLNAELTELLKTNFKLRMQKGTQQLTNTSQLGKTKRDIARVKTFITQKTAQK from the coding sequence ATGAAAAATAAAGAATTAGCTACTAAAGATCTGAATTCCTTGAATGCAGAATTGACTGAGCTTTTGAAGACCAACTTCAAGCTCCGTATGCAAAAAGGAACTCAGCAACTCACCAATACCAGTCAATTGGGTAAGACTAAACGCGATATCGCTCGCGTAAAGACTTTTATTACCCAAAAAACTGCTCAGAAATAA
- the rplP gene encoding 50S ribosomal protein L16 has translation MLQPKRRKYRKEQKGRNTGVATRGSSVAFGDFGLKAVGRGRLTARQIESARRAMTRHIKRGGRIWIRIFPDKPISQKPAEVRMGNGKGNPEYYVAEIQPGKILYEMDGVDETLAREAFKLAAAKLPLQTTFVIRHLG, from the coding sequence ATGCTGCAACCAAAGCGTCGCAAGTATCGTAAAGAACAAAAAGGTCGTAACACCGGCGTGGCAACACGCGGTAGCTCAGTTGCATTCGGTGACTTTGGCTTAAAGGCCGTTGGTCGTGGTCGTTTGACTGCTCGCCAAATCGAATCCGCACGTCGCGCTATGACCCGTCACATTAAACGTGGTGGTCGTATCTGGATTCGTATTTTCCCAGATAAGCCAATTTCACAAAAACCTGCTGAAGTTCGTATGGGTAACGGTAAGGGCAATCCAGAGTACTACGTTGCAGAAATTCAACCAGGCAAGATTCTCTATGAGATGGATGGTGTAGATGAAACCTTGGCGCGCGAAGCGTTCAAGCTTGCTGCAGCTAAATTACCTTTACAAACCACATTCGTGATTCGTCACCTTGGTTGA
- the rpsQ gene encoding 30S ribosomal protein S17 yields MTELSKPLRRTLVGRVVSDKMQKTVTVLVERQVKHPIIGKYVGQSKKYHAHDEAGTYKMGDTVEISESKPISRTKSWVVTRLVESSKGI; encoded by the coding sequence ATGACAGAATTATCTAAACCCTTGCGCCGCACCCTTGTGGGCCGTGTCGTTAGCGACAAAATGCAAAAAACCGTGACCGTTCTTGTTGAGCGCCAGGTCAAGCATCCCATCATTGGTAAATATGTTGGCCAATCCAAGAAATACCATGCTCATGATGAGGCTGGCACATACAAAATGGGTGATACCGTTGAAATTAGCGAATCTAAGCCAATTTCACGTACCAAATCTTGGGTAGTAACCCGTTTGGTAGAGTCCTCAAAGGGTATTTAA
- the rpsN gene encoding 30S ribosomal protein S14, giving the protein MAKLSLIERENKRAKTVEKYAAKRAELKAIIADQSRSDEERYEARLKLQALPRNASPIRQRNRCSLTGRPRGTFRKFGLARSKIREIAFRGEIPGLTKASW; this is encoded by the coding sequence GTGGCAAAACTATCCCTAATTGAGCGCGAAAACAAGCGCGCCAAAACTGTAGAGAAGTACGCTGCAAAGCGTGCTGAGCTCAAAGCAATCATTGCTGATCAGTCAAGAAGTGATGAAGAGCGCTATGAGGCTCGCTTGAAGTTGCAAGCGCTTCCACGCAACGCTAGCCCGATTCGTCAAAGAAATCGTTGTTCATTAACCGGTCGTCCACGTGGCACATTCCGTAAGTTTGGTTTGGCCCGTAGCAAGATTCGTGAAATCGCCTTCCGTGGCGAGATCCCTGGTTTAACCAAGGCCAGCTGGTAA
- the rplE gene encoding 50S ribosomal protein L5, with product MSTRFQEHYQKQVVADLMTKFGYKSIMEVPRITKVTLNMGLGEAVNDKKVIENAVGDLTKVAGQKPVVTKAKKAIAGFKIRQGYPIGAMVTLRGQRMYEFLDRFVTVALPRVRDFRGISGKAFDGRGNYNIGVKEQIIFPEIEYDKIDALRGLNISITTTAKSDEEAKALLAAFKFPFRN from the coding sequence ATGAGCACACGTTTTCAAGAGCATTATCAAAAGCAAGTTGTTGCTGATTTGATGACCAAGTTTGGTTACAAGTCGATCATGGAAGTTCCACGCATCACCAAGGTAACCCTCAATATGGGCTTGGGCGAAGCTGTAAACGACAAAAAAGTTATCGAGAACGCAGTTGGTGACTTAACTAAAGTTGCAGGCCAAAAGCCAGTGGTAACTAAGGCTAAAAAAGCGATTGCTGGTTTCAAAATTCGTCAAGGCTACCCAATTGGTGCGATGGTGACATTGCGCGGTCAGCGTATGTACGAGTTTTTAGATCGCTTCGTTACTGTTGCATTGCCACGAGTTCGTGACTTCCGGGGTATCTCAGGTAAGGCATTTGATGGTCGTGGTAACTACAACATCGGCGTTAAAGAGCAAATTATTTTCCCTGAAATTGAGTACGACAAAATTGACGCACTCCGTGGTCTCAATATCAGTATTACGACAACCGCTAAATCAGACGAAGAAGCAAAAGCTTTGTTGGCGGCGTTCAAATTCCCTTTCCGCAATTAA